From Acidipropionibacterium acidipropionici, one genomic window encodes:
- a CDS encoding VanZ family protein produces the protein MTSPHSVRTDLRLPPEPATDARSGVPVSSGSVAARVLLPLYLLAVAAAVLIPDPHAVGTFKYNLGFPLQQLGGLSAQVSATLIGDILGNVAGFIPLTVLLCLGWRRVPGWVWGAVGCLLSVAAEAAQFLLPELSRRPDLWNIVENSAGAWIGVGLVTLPRRGRARRRGSLR, from the coding sequence GTGACTTCCCCGCACAGCGTCCGCACCGACCTGCGTCTGCCGCCCGAACCGGCGACAGACGCCCGGTCCGGCGTGCCGGTGAGTTCCGGGTCCGTCGCCGCCAGGGTCCTGCTCCCCCTCTACCTGCTGGCCGTCGCGGCCGCGGTGCTGATCCCCGATCCCCACGCCGTGGGCACCTTCAAGTACAACCTCGGGTTCCCGCTCCAGCAGCTCGGCGGCCTCTCCGCCCAGGTCTCGGCGACGCTCATCGGCGACATCCTCGGCAATGTGGCCGGCTTCATCCCGCTCACCGTCCTGCTGTGCCTGGGGTGGCGGCGCGTGCCCGGCTGGGTGTGGGGAGCGGTGGGCTGCCTGCTCAGCGTCGCCGCCGAGGCCGCCCAGTTCCTCCTTCCGGAACTCTCCCGGCGCCCCGATCTGTGGAATATCGTGGAGAACTCCGCCGGGGCGTGGATCGGCGTCGGGCTCGTCACCCTCCCGCGCCGGGGCCGGGCCCGTCGGCGTGGGAGTCTCCGGTGA
- a CDS encoding oligosaccharide repeat unit polymerase — MSPARPTRPRQWPAWLNPTVVVLGFTGSLSLIAVWLPDSMFEEWGVAKLFGRSHALLTWVAIGALLAGIMVGSVRSGHGADMRGHGDHDDLLDKWYKGAGALVCLGYIAWAVIALSRGLDVSLFQAVLDRDLGAISSLKGYLTPVGGVTTVTQLAGIVSAIGAHRYCRTRRIGRLWILVLLAGVFRTLFYAERLALMEVLIPAVLVLVLESRFFTARRLLTRWLPVIGLVGLIVVFAVSEYFRSWIFYSEVTDLPFIVWVMLRFVGYYATSFNNNALYYDLGSVVQHDPYYTFSFAYDFPGMSSVFGRPEVHGIEVSQWWTDQLQLYANEEFNNSGSFLVPMADLGVAGGVVFWVIVGVAVGKVYSRARSGCEVGVIAYAVLFLGLLELPRFTYWTLGRFFPAIVAMVLMIGYDRAASRRGGVVSEGVVTGDSHADGPGPGAGG; from the coding sequence GTGAGCCCCGCCCGGCCGACGCGGCCCCGGCAGTGGCCGGCATGGCTGAATCCCACGGTCGTGGTCCTGGGATTCACCGGATCGCTGTCGCTTATTGCAGTGTGGCTGCCGGACTCGATGTTCGAGGAATGGGGGGTCGCCAAGCTATTCGGTCGGTCCCACGCGCTGCTCACCTGGGTCGCTATCGGAGCGCTTCTGGCCGGGATCATGGTAGGAAGTGTGCGGTCCGGTCACGGTGCTGATATGCGAGGTCACGGAGATCATGATGATCTCTTGGACAAGTGGTACAAGGGTGCCGGTGCTCTCGTGTGCCTAGGCTACATCGCGTGGGCTGTCATTGCGCTTTCCCGTGGCCTCGACGTCTCACTGTTCCAGGCGGTTCTGGATCGGGATCTGGGGGCGATCTCGAGTCTCAAGGGGTATCTCACCCCGGTCGGCGGCGTGACCACCGTGACCCAGCTGGCCGGGATCGTCTCGGCCATCGGGGCCCACAGATACTGCCGGACCCGCAGGATCGGCCGGCTGTGGATCCTCGTGCTGCTGGCAGGGGTCTTCCGGACGCTGTTCTACGCCGAGCGGCTGGCCCTCATGGAGGTGCTCATCCCGGCCGTGCTGGTTCTTGTGCTGGAGTCGAGGTTCTTCACGGCGCGGCGTCTGCTCACACGGTGGCTCCCGGTCATCGGTCTGGTGGGACTGATTGTCGTCTTCGCGGTCTCGGAGTATTTTCGGAGCTGGATCTTCTACTCCGAAGTGACAGACCTGCCGTTCATCGTCTGGGTGATGCTTCGGTTCGTCGGCTACTATGCGACGTCGTTCAACAACAATGCGCTCTACTATGATCTCGGCTCAGTTGTGCAGCACGACCCGTATTACACATTTTCATTCGCCTATGATTTTCCGGGAATGTCGAGCGTCTTCGGTCGGCCTGAGGTGCACGGAATCGAGGTGAGCCAGTGGTGGACCGACCAGTTGCAGCTGTACGCCAATGAGGAGTTCAACAACAGTGGATCATTCCTGGTCCCGATGGCCGATCTGGGGGTCGCCGGAGGAGTGGTGTTCTGGGTGATCGTCGGGGTCGCCGTCGGCAAGGTGTACAGCCGTGCCCGATCGGGATGCGAGGTGGGGGTGATCGCCTACGCGGTGCTCTTTCTCGGCCTGCTGGAACTGCCCCGGTTCACCTACTGGACACTGGGGCGGTTCTTCCCGGCGATCGTGGCGATGGTCCTGATGATCGGCTACGACCGCGCGGCGTCACGACGCGGCGGCGTCGTCAGCGAGGGGGTCGTCACCGGAGACTCCCACGCCGACGGGCCCGGCCCCGGCGCGGGAGGGTGA
- a CDS encoding glycosyltransferase family 2 protein translates to MTSGVLVVVPTLGCTGRLALMLGSLARQSLAPDEVVLAVHGDLERVRRAAGTVLAGLRVRVVECGPGASRARNTGVRQARPGWQYVVFADDDIAYGEDFLAETVRCFGDGVGDALTAVIVPEDGGPLRSAVPQENVSLTSRNIWKGSLEAGSAYTARAWEAGGGFDERLGIGSSGPWQSGESTDLLLRLISLGFRAAQCPGRTGTEDTSEAGVVGSWERARRARRYARGTGYVCRTRLSRRARLGLLCRSVLRAAVDTAGLRGAGRGREARQVLVGRVEGLIGRTLWPLRRSGPSA, encoded by the coding sequence ATGACGTCAGGAGTTCTCGTCGTGGTGCCCACCCTCGGGTGCACGGGGCGGCTCGCCCTGATGCTCGGGTCACTGGCCCGCCAGAGCCTCGCCCCCGACGAGGTGGTGCTGGCGGTCCACGGAGACCTGGAACGTGTGCGCCGGGCGGCTGGAACTGTGCTCGCAGGCCTGCGGGTGAGGGTCGTGGAGTGCGGTCCGGGCGCTTCCCGGGCACGGAACACCGGTGTGCGGCAGGCGAGGCCTGGATGGCAGTACGTCGTCTTCGCCGATGACGACATCGCCTACGGCGAGGACTTCCTAGCCGAGACGGTGCGGTGCTTCGGCGATGGGGTGGGCGACGCCCTCACTGCAGTCATCGTCCCCGAGGACGGTGGTCCCCTGCGCAGTGCTGTGCCGCAGGAGAACGTGTCACTCACCTCCCGGAACATCTGGAAAGGATCGCTCGAGGCGGGTAGCGCTTATACGGCCCGGGCCTGGGAGGCCGGTGGCGGATTCGACGAGAGGCTCGGGATCGGATCGTCGGGTCCCTGGCAGTCCGGGGAGTCGACCGACCTCCTGCTCAGGCTGATCAGCCTGGGTTTCCGGGCCGCCCAGTGCCCCGGGAGAACGGGCACTGAGGACACCTCGGAGGCCGGGGTGGTCGGCAGCTGGGAGCGCGCCCGGCGAGCGCGTCGCTACGCTCGGGGAACCGGCTACGTGTGTCGCACCAGGCTGAGCCGGCGTGCTCGCCTGGGGCTGCTCTGCAGGTCTGTGCTGCGAGCTGCGGTCGACACCGCCGGGCTCAGAGGCGCGGGCCGGGGGCGCGAGGCCAGGCAGGTGCTCGTCGGACGGGTCGAGGGGCTCATCGGGAGAACCCTATGGCCGCTCCGGAGATCGGGGCCGTCCGCATGA